In the Xanthobacteraceae bacterium genome, GATGTTCGACGAATAAGTGAATACTTCCGGCAGCGTCAGCACTCGGCGCTGCGGATGGAAGTCGTGGATCGTGTGCCGGCCGTATTTCAGCGGCTGCGTCGCGTCGAAACTGGAGTTGAGCGTGGCGCGGCCGGAATCGAGCGCCATCGCGATGGTGAGCGCCTTGAAGGTCGAACCCATCTCGAACACGCCGGTCATCAGGCGGTTGAAGCGGTTCTTGTCCTTCGGCGAACCGGGAAGGTTCGGGTCGAAGTCGGGCAGCGAGACCATCGAAACGATCTCGCCGGTATTCACGTCGAGCACGATGGCGTTCGCGGCCTGCGCCTGAAAGCGCTTCAGCGCCGTCAGCAATTCGTCGCGCACCGCCTGCTGCACGTCGAGATCAAGCGCGATCTCGACCGGCGCGAGATTGTGGTTCGTCGCGAGGCCCGCGAGATGCAGCGCGCTTAAACCCCGCGCGTCGATCCACTTCTCCAGACCCGCAATGCCCTGATTATCGACGTTCACCTGCCCCAGCACATGCGAGGCGAGCGGACCATTGTGATAGACGCGCTTGTATTCCTTCAGGAAGCCGATACCCGGCAAACCGAGGCGATGCACCGCGCGTTGCTGGTCGGCAGAGATTTCACGCCGCAGCCACGCGAAGTAGCGCTTCGAGCGCAGCCGCGCGCGCACTTCGTGAATGTCGAGATCGGGCAGCGTCCTGGTAAGCAGTTCCGCCGCCTCGTCCACGTCGATGATGCGCTTCGGCTCTGCGAACAGCGACGGCGTGCGCACGTCGGACGCAATCAGGCGTCCCTTGCGGTCGTAAACGTCAGGGCGCGCCTGCGCGACCGCTTCCGCGGTGCGCTGGCGTTGCGCCGCGCTTGCCTCGCGCGTGACGCCGAGATGGATGAGACGTCCCGCGATCACGGCATAGACGCAGACGAACATCGCGATCAGCAACACGATCCGCTTGCGGGCAACGCCCGTGCCGCTGTCGCGCATGCTGAGATGGCGAAGGAAATGCCGGATACCGTTCATGTTACGCATTACTGCTGCACCGATCCGGTGGGTACTTCGTCGGGTTGCGGGGTTTCGCCGGGAAGCGTTTGCAGGATGTTGCCGATCGGATCGGCGGGCTTCGGCCGTTCCGGCAAGGTCGCGACCCATCCGAAACGCCACGGGTCGATCGGCTTCATTTTAAGGTGACGCTCGGCCAGCGCCTGAATGCGGTCGGGCGAGGACAGCTTGCCCCATTCCGCGCGCGCACTCGCGATCATGTCCCGCTCGCGCGCGATTTCATTGCGCAGCTTCTGCGCCTGCTGCGCTTCGGCTGTCGCGTCATACTTGATGTCGTAGACATAGGCCGCCGAGCCGACCAGTCCCATCACCAGCATCACATGGAGAAGCCGAAGCATCAGCGCTCCTCCCGGTAATGCGAAGGCAGCTTCGCAAGCAGCGCCGCGATGGGGTCGCCTTCCGGCGCGGGCGCGTCCGTGCGTTCGGCCACCCGCAGCTTGGCGGAGCGCGCACGCGGATTCATTTTCACTTCGTCTTCGGAAGCAACCAGCGGCTTGCGTCCGACCAGCGTAAACGACGGCGCGATTTCTTTTGCGGCAGGCGCGTGGCGCGAAGGCTTCGCCGGTTGCGCGCGCTCGTTCAGGAACGTCTTCACCAGGCGATCTTCGAGCGAATGGAACGAGATCGCGGCAAGGCGTCCGCCCGCGTTCAGCAGGTTCTCCGCAGCGTGCAGCCCCGCGCCGATCTCGCCGAGTTCGTCGTTCACATAGATGCGCAGCGCCTGAAACGTCCGCGTCGCGGCATCGATGTCGCCCGGTTTGGTGCGTATCGCCGCGCGGAGAATGTCCGCGAGTTCGCCGGTGCTGCTGATTTCCTTCTCCGCGCGCTTCTGCACGATGGCCTGCGCCGCGAAGCGCGCCTTCTTCTCCTCGCCGAGCAGCGAGATGATGCGGGCGAGGTCTTTCTCGGAAAAAGTATTCACGACATCCGCCGCGCTCAGGCCCCGCGCGCTCATGCGCATGTCGAGCGGACCGTCGAAGCGGAAGGAAAATCCCCGGCCCGCTTCGTCGAACTGCATGGAGGAAACGCCGAAATCGAACAGGATGCCGTCAACGCGCTCGAAGCCGTGGCGCGGTGCGATCTCCGGCAGTTCGGAGAAATTCGCTTCGACAACCGTCAGCCGCCCGCCGAACTCGCTGACGGAGAGCGCCGATTGCGCGACCGTGCGCGGATCGCGGTCGAAGCCGAGCACTTCGCAATTCGCCGCCGAGAGCAGCGCGCGCGAATGTCCGCCCGCGCCGAAGGTTGCGTCGATGTATTTGCCGCCGTCTTTCGGGCGAAGGGAAGCAACAACCTCCCGGAGCATCACGGGAAGATGGCGAGCCGGTCCGCCAGCAGCGCCCGTTTCCGGGCGGCTGCGGCCCGCCGTCATCCCGATGCTCCGGAAGGTTTTGCCTGCGCGCCGAGCGCCCGCCGGTAGGCGCGGACTTTCTCGGTCGCGTCCGTCAAATGGCTGCGGAAGCGCTCCGGCTCCCACAGCTGAAACTTGTGGCCGAGGCCAACGAAGGTCACCGCGTCCGAAATCTGCGCGTGCGTCTTCAGCGTCTCGGTCAGAACGATGCGGCCTTCCGAATCCGGCTTCAGGTTCTCGCTGCGCCCGAAAAGCGCCGCCGAGAATTCCTCCCGCTCTTCCGAAAACGGCGGATAGCGGTCGATCAGCGACTGGATTTCCTCGAGCAGGGCCGTGCCCCCCGCATCCACCGCCGGACGATCCAGCGCCGGATGGCAGTGCAGTCCCTCGAAGCCGTCGCGCGCCAGCACCGCCCGGAAGGGAGCTGGAATCGAAACGCGGCCTTTGGCGTCCAATCGCATGGTGAAGGTCGACAGAAAGCGGTTCATCGGAACGCTCGACGCAACAACACTTCCCGTCCACGAACGCGCGCGAGTGCTGGAGCGGCGAGAAGCTGCCTCGCCCCCCAACCGGATCGGCTTTGGACCGGAGCGGGATGATTTGGGATACCATGGGACTATATGGCCGTCAACGAACCGAACGCTGCGAACGGCGAAAGGCCGCGCGGGAGCGCGGCTTTTCCCCAGACGATTAACGCGCCGTAAGGCTTAAGATTCGGTTTGCGCGGGAGAGATCGGCTTCTTCGGGAACAGAAGTCGCTGATAGAGCAGCCCAATCCCGACCAGCACGGCCCCCAGACCGATGAATGAGAAGGCTCGCCAGACGCCGGTCAGCCCCGCCATGTCGATCATGAAGACCTTGGCGATGGTCAGCAGCATCACCGCCGCGGAAGCGAGCCGCACCGCCTTCGACTGCCGCACGATGCCGATGAGCAGCAGCAACACCGCGAAGGTCAGCCACACCGCTGAATAGGTGTAGCCTTCGGCGTCGCTCATCGCGGGACCGGAAAGCGCCGGCCCCTGGAACAGCGCGCGGACCTGTAGCGTGAGATAGGCCAGCGCGAGGACAATCGACGTGATCGCCGCGACGTTGCGGAAGGTTTCGTTCCGCGTCCGTTGGTAGGTGATCGCGAGCGCGCCCGCGAGGATCGCGGGCAACAGGTAGCCGAGCAGCACGAGATTGAAGAAGCGGCCCGTGCCGACGGAGTCGCCAGTGAAGTATGGATTGTCCACGAACAACAGCCCGACCACGATGCCGATCAGTGTGAACGCGGCGATGATCTGCGCACCGAGATCGTGCACGATGCTTTTCGTCACCATGCGCAGCCGTTCGAGGCCGATCGCCATGCCGAGGCCCACGCAGACGTTGAGCGCGAGTTCTGCGAGCGGCGCGGTGTAGCGATAGAGGTCGCCGCCGTTGATGTAGTGGCGAATCTGGAGCGAGAAGAACAGCACCGTGAACAGGATCGCGAGCGAGTCCGCCATGCGCGCCGGGAAATCGTCGGCGCGCTTGCGCAGCAGCCAACCCGCCGCCCAGTACGCGAGCGCCGGCACGCCGTAGCCCCACAGCAGCCAGTTGAAAACCGGCGTCGTGCCGAGATCGCTGCCCGCGATGCGCGGATCCCATGCCACGCGCGCAGCGACGAGAATGCATGCGCCCACTGCCAGCCAGCGCAGGAATGGGAAATTGCGCTTGTCCGCGACCCACGCAATGCCCGCCGTCATCAGCGCCAGCGCAACCGTAAGCCAGCCTTTCTCCAGCGCGAACGTCAGGCCGAGCGCGAGCGATACGATGCTGCCGGTCGCGAACGCCGCGGCGGCGGAAGATGCCCCCGGCTGCTCGCGTTTCCCCAGCACTTCGGTCGCGAATGCATAGAGAGCGGCCAGCGCCATCGCGACCGCGGCAAACTGATACGAAAGCTGGAAATGCGCGATGCGATAATAAAGTGCGGCAAGGATTGCGACCGGCGCAATCACGGCGCCCGCCGCCCACAAAACCGCTTGCAACGTGCTGCGCGTTCTTGTCTGCGCGACGAACCCTAAGCCGCCGAACAACAACGCGAGCGTTCCTCCCAGCCAGAGGTGCGAACCGTAGAGCGCCTTCGGCATTTCGTTCGCGTCTCCGACGCCGCTGACGCCTTGCGTCACGAAGCCCGGCGAGAACGAGAGTTGCACCGACCACAGCGCGATAACCCCTGAGGCCATGATCGCAGCCAGCGGCACCGCACCGAGCGCGGACTCCGCCTGCCACGCCACCAGCAACGTCAGCGCGCACAACACGGCGAAGGCATAGAGCGCCGCGTCTTCATGGTTGCGCGCAAGCACCAGCAGCGCGAGTGCAAACACATAGGCCGCGATGGACGCGGAAGAAATCGCATCCACCTTTCCCGGTTGCGCGGACGGCCCGTACAACAATCCCGATACGATGAGCGCCCCCGCAAGCGCGAAGCCCGCGACGCCATGGAAAATGTGGGGCGCGACATAGGCGGCGAAGCCGATGCCCGGCAACATCCAGAACACGCCGAACGCGACCGCCGCGATCGCAAGCCAGCGCCACAGGCGAATACGCGCCAGTGCGAACGCCGCCGCCGTGACGATGGCGAGATAGATATAAAGCGCCCAGTAATTCGGCGCGGCAGTAGAGACCAGCATCGGCGCGACATACGCGCCGATCAGCCCAAGGCCGGCGAGCATCGGTCCGTGCAGAAGCGCAGCCGCCAGCGTGCCAAGCGCAACGACGCCGAGCAGGATGAAAGCATTGGCCGGAACGAGGAAGCCGTAGAGCGCGTAAGCCGCGTACACCGTCGCATACGCCACCGCCGTACCTGCCGCGGTGAGAATGGCGGGAATGTTCGCGGCAGCGAATGCAGCCGCTTTCGCGTTACCTTCTTTCCGCCGTTGCCATTCGCCCGCCGCGACCAACGCGGCGGCAAACAATGCGCCCAGAAAGATTCGCGCCGCAGGACCGATCAATCCCGCTTCGATGGAATAACGCACGAGGAAAATGCCGCCGAGCGCAAGCGCAAGGCCGCCGACCCAAACCACCCAGCGCGTGCCGAAGCGTTCCTCGAAACTCACATCGCTCTGCGGGCGCGGAGGGACAGGCGGACGTGGCGGGCGCGCCTGACGCGGTGCGGGCGCGGCAGGATGCGGCTGCGGCGAAACCGGCTGTGCGGGCGGCGGTGTTTCGGTGGCAGCCGCGGACACAGGAGGCGCATCCGCCGCCGGCATTTCGCGGACCACCGCAGGCCGCGCGGTCGCGGCGGTTTGCGCGGGTGTCATTGGCGGACGCGGCGTGAGCGGCTCCGTACCGAGCCGCTGCTGCAATTCGCGAAGCTGATTCTCGATTTTGTTCAGCCGCCCGCCATGCGCGAGCACAAGGATGAAGGCGACGATGGCCATGACCGGCAAGGCCAGGGCCAGAAGCCCAAGCAGCACGAATTCCATCACAACCCCCTACCTTTTCCTTCGCGTGATGCTACTCCAGCGCCGGAAAGAAAGCGAAGCGGCGCACGGATGCAACGAACAGTTTTTTCCGGCATCTTCTCCGCTTCAAACGGGTGCCGCCGTGCAGAATAAATTCGAACCGGACGCCGCATGCGTCGGAGCAATCTCGCCCTCCCCGAACACATCGGAGCGCACCTGCGCCGCCGACATTCTGCTTCTGCACTATACCGGCATGAAAGACGGGCCGAGCGCGCTTGCGCGGCTGTGCGACGCCGAAAGCAAAGTCTCCTCGCATTACTTCGTGGAAGAAGACGGCAGCATCGTTCAGCTCGTGCCGGAAAAATTGCGCGCGCATCACGCGGGCGTTTCGTCGTGGGAAGGCACCACCGACATCAACTCGCGCTCCATCGGCATCGAGATCGTCAACCCCGGACACGAGCACGGCTATCGCGATTTTCCGGACGAGCAGATGGAGGCCGTGACGGAGCTTTGCTTCGACATCGTCGCGCGTCACAAGATCAAGCCGACAAGGGTGCTCGCACATTCCGACGTCGCGCCGACACGCAAGCAGGATCCTGGCGAGCTGTTTCCATGGGAGCCGCTCTATGAAGCCGGCGTTGGTCACTGGATTGCGCCGTTCGCGATCGGCGACGGTGCGCTGCTGAAGCCCGGCGACTCGGGCGCAGCCATCTCCGCGATGCAGGCAGCACTGAAAGAGTACGGCTACGGCGTTCCAACCAACGGCGAGTTCGACGAACTCACCACCGCGGTCGTGACCGCGTTCCAGCGCCACTTCCGTCCTGCGCGCGTCGACGGCATCGCCGATCATTCGACGTTGCGCACACTGGAGCGCCTGCTCGCGTCGCGGCCCGCCTGAATCGCGCGTCACGCGGAACGAACTACGTTCCGCGAAGTTCCATCATTCGCAACATCGAGTCGCGAGAGAGGGGAACTTTGAAACATCGTTTCGCTTGCCGCGAAATCATCACAAAATGGTTGGGCGGCGGTCCGATTGCAGCCGCGTTCGGAAAGCCTTTTGCGCCACGTCAACGGGGCAAGAGGAATCACGAATGAACCTGACCAGTCCTGCGCTGCGCCCGGCAGCGCTCGCTTTCATTTTATGTGCGTTGAGCGCGCCCGTTATCGCCGATCCGATGGATCGGAACCCGCTTCCTGAAAATGCAATGCAGCCCACGCAGACCGCGGACCTGAACGAGACGCCGCGCACGCAGGATCTCGAACAGCCGCAAGGCGCGCTTCAGCCTGCCGCGCCGGTCAACACGCCGGCCGCCGCGCAACCGCAAGGCGCGAACGCGAACATCATCGCACTGATCGACAAACATGCGAGCGCGAACGGCATCCCTGCCTCTTTCGCGCGCGCCATCGTCCGCGTCGAGAGCAACTACAATCCGCGCGCGACCGGACGTCAGGGCGAAGTCGGCCTCATGCAGATCAAGTTCGAGACCGCGCGCGGCATCGGTTACACCGGCTCGCGCGAAGCGCTCTACGATCCCGACACCAATCTGCAATGGGGCATGAAGTATCTCGCCATGAGCTGGAAGCTCGGCGGCTCCACGCCGTGCGGCGCGATCATGAAGTATCAGGGCGGCCACGCGGTGAACCGTATGACCCCCGCCGCGAACGCTTACTGCGCCAAGGTGCGCGGCATCATGGCGTCGAACTAAGCGCGCCGGAATTAGTAGCGTAGCGTTGTGTAGAGAGAGGGCGGACTTCGGTCCGCCCTCTTTCGTTTACGCTCTCGCAAGCACGGCGAACGCCGATCCTTGACGCAGAACACGGCAGCCTTCATCTGAACGGCGTCAGTCGGCCGGGCAGCCGCGGCGCGCAAGCGTCGAGGAAAGTCCGGGCTCCACGGAGAAACGGTGCCGGATAACGTCCGGCGGGGGCGACCCCAGGGAAAGTGCCACAGAGAACGAACCGCCCCGCGTTCGCGCAGGGTAAGGGTGAAAAGGTGCGGTAAGAGCGCACCGCGCTGCCGGCAACGGCGGCGGCACGGCAAACCCCACCGGGAGCAAAGCCAAATAGGGATGACGCGGCTTTAAGCCGGTTCTCTTCGGACCAGTCATCCGGGTTGGCTGCTCGAGGCGTTTGGCGACAAACGTCCCAGAGGAATGGCTGCCACGTGGGGGCAACCCCGCCTTACAGAACCCGGCTTACAGGCCGGCTGATGCCTGATGAGGAGGCCCGGCGGGACGACCGCCGGGCCTTCGCCCATTACAAATCGACGAAAAATGACGGTATTAAATTACCTTATTCACAATCCATTTCAAAGGAACAACCCTGCGCGATCAGGAGTTAAGCAGCGGACCACGACTTTCGGCTGATTTTTCCGCTTTCCTCCGGACCTGCCCGCTGGCAGCCTTGGGGCAAGCTCAACCTAAGGGGAGACTTCCTATGTATCTCGCCCGCCGGATTGACGTACTCGCTATCTTTGCCGCCTTCGCGTTTGTTGGGGCGGTTCTGTTCAGGATCATCTGAACCAACAGTTCGATTTCGCAGCGAAGAGGCGTCGGGAAGCATGGCTTTCCGGCGTTTTTTATTTTTGCCCGCCCCGCAGCCCGGCACACGCAAAAAATGGTGCTTCTAGGTAACGCTAACCTAGGGGCGAGTAAGCCGGCTGGGTCGTTTATTCTGCGGCTTCGCGCGGGATGCGCGCCGGGTCATAAGAGAGAAGCGGCGCAAGCCAGCGCTCCGCCTCTTTCACGGTCCAGCCCTTGCGCTCGGCGTAATCCTCGACCTGATCGCGGTCGATACGGCCCACGCCGAAATACGCCGCTTCCGGATGGCCGAAGTAGAGGCCCGACACGGCGGCACCCGGCCACATCGCGAAAGATTCGGTGAGTTCGACGCTGGTGGCCTTCGTTGCGTCGAGCAGCCGGAAGATCGTCGCCTTCTCGGTGTGATCCGGCTGCGCCGGATAGCCCGGCGCAGGGCGGATGCCGCGATACTTCTCCGCAATCAGGTCTTCGTTCGAGAGCGTTTCATCCGGTGCGTAGCCCCAGAACTCCTTGCGCACGCGCTGGTGCATCCGCTCGGCGAAAGCTTCCGCAAGACGATCCGCCAGCGCCTTCACGAGGATCGCGCTGTAATCATCGTTCTTCTTCTTGAACTCGTCCGCCTTCTCGTCCTCGCCGATGCCCGCGGTGACGACGAACGCGCCCACATAATCCGGCACGCCGGTTTCCACCGGCGCGACGAAATCCGCGAGCGCGATGTTCGCGCGCGTCTCGCGCTTCGGCATCTGCTGTCGCAAGGTATGGAACGTCGCGAGCTTCTCTTTCCGCGTATCGTCCTTGTAGAGAACGACATCGTCGCCCTGCGCGTTCGCGGGCCAGAAGCCGATCACGGCGCGCGCCTCGAACCACTTCTCCTTCACGATACGGCCGAGCAACGCTTTCGCGTCGTTATAGAGCGTGCGCGCGGCCTCGCCCTGCTTCGGATCGTCGAAGATTTGCGGATAGCGGCCGGTCAATTCCCATGACTGGAAGAACGGCGTCCAGTCGATGCAAGGCACCAGTTCGGCGAGATCGTATTGCACAAACTCTTTCGTGCCGAGGAAGGCCGGCTTGTGCGTCTGGCCGGTGGAGAATTCCAGTTTGATCTTGTTCGCTCGCGCATCCGCGATCGAAATACGGCGCTGCTCCTGCGAGCCGCGCGCGTGCGCTTCCGCAACCTTCTCGTATTCCTTACGCACGCTGTCGAGTTCGATCACGCGCGTATCCGGGTTGATGAGCTTCGACACCACGCCGACCGCGCGGCTGGCGTCCAGCACGTGCACCGCCTGGCTGCGGCGATAATTCGGGGAAATCTTCACTGCTGTATGCACGCGGCTCGTAGTAGCGCCGCCGATGAGCAACGGCAGGTCGAAGCCCTCGCGCTCCATTTCGCTCGCGACATGCGCCATCTCTTCGAGCGACGGCGTGATCAACCCCGACAGCCCGATGATATCGCAGCCTTCCTTGCGCGCGGTTTCGAGGATCCTCGCGGCCGGCACCATCACGCCGAGATCGACGATCTCGTAGTTGTTGCACTGGAGCACGACGCCGACGATGTTCTTGCCGATGTCATGGACATCGCCCTTCACCGTCGCGAGCAGTATCTTGCCGTTCGATTTCGCGGCGACGCCGGTGCGCCGCTTCTCTTCTTCCATGAACGGCATCAGGTAGGCGACCGCCTGCTTCATCACGCGCGCGGACTTGACCACTTGCGGCAGGAACATCTTGCCTGCGCCGAACAGATCGCCGACCACGTTCATGCCCGCCATCAGCGGACCTTCGATCACGTCGAGCGGTTTCGCGGCGGCTGCGCGCGCTTCTTCCGTGTCGCCGTCGATGAACTCGGTGATGCCGTTGACCAGCGCATGTTCCAGTCGCTTCTCGACCGGCCATGCCCGCCACTTGAGATCGGCTTCCTTCTTCTCGCCGCCAGCGCCCTTGAATTTCTCGGCGAGCGCCAGCAGCCGCTCGGTCGCATCCGCGCGGCGATTCAGCACCACGTCTTCGCAGGCGTCGCGCAGTTCCGCCGGGATATCGTCATAGAGCGCGAGCTGCCCCGCGTTGACGATGCCCATGTCCATCCCGGCCTTGATGGCGTGATAGAGAAACACCGCGTGCATCGCCTGACGCACCGTTTCATTGCCGCGGAACGAGAACGACAGGTTCGATACGCCGCCCGAAATATGTGCGTGCGGAAGCTTCTGGCGGATGATCTGCGTCGCCTCGATGAAGGCGACGCCATAGCCCGCATGTTCCTCGATGCCGGTCGCGACCGCGAAGATGTTCGGATCGAAGATGATGTCTTCCGGCGGGAAACCGACTTCTTCCGTCAGAATCCGGTACGCGCGCGCGCAGATTTCCGTCTTGCGCTCGACCGTGTCGGCCTGCCCCTGCTCGTCAAACGCCATCACGACGACTGCCGCGCCGTAACGGCGCACGAGACGCGCTTGATGCTTGAATATCTCTTCGCCTTCCTTCATCGAGATCGAATTGACGATGCCCTTGCCCTGAATGCATTTCAGGCCCGCCTCGATCACCGACCACTTCGAGGAGTCGACCATCACCGGCACCTTGGCGATGTCCGGCTCCGACGCGATCAGGTTGAGGAAATCGACCATCGCCTTCTCGGAATCGAGCAGGCCTTCGTCCATGTTGACGTCGATGACCTGCGCGCCGTTCTCGACCTGCTCGCGCGCGACCGCGAGCGCCTCGTCGTACTTGTTGTCGGTGATCAGCTTGCGGAATTTCGCCGAGCCGGTGACGTTGGTGCGCTCGCCCACGTTGACGAACGGAATTTCCGGCGTGAGCTCGAACGGCTCAAGGCCGGAAAGCCGCAGCCGCTTCGGCAATTCGGGAATCTCGCGCGGCTTCTTGCTGCGCGTGACGCCGCAGATCGCGGCGATGTGGTCCGGTGTGGTGCCGCAGCAACCGCCGACGATATTGACGAGGCCTGAAGCGGCGAACTCCTCGATCAGGCTCGCCATGTATTCCGGGCTTTCGTCGTAAAGACCGAACTCGTTGGGCAGGCCCGCGTTCGGATAGGCACAGATCAGCGTCTCCGCGACCTTGCCGAGTTCGGCGATGTGCGCGCGCATTTCCTTCGCGCCGAGCGCGCAGTTGAGGCCTACCGAAAACGGCTTCGCGTGCATCACCGAATTCCAGAACGCGGTCGGCGTCTGGCCGGACAGCGTGCGGCCGGAAAGATCGGTGATCGTGCCGGAAATCATGATCGGCAATCGCACGCCGCGCTCGTCGAACAGCTTTTCGACGCCGAAGATCGCGGCCTTTGCGTTCAGCGTGTCGAAGATCGTCTCGATCAGGATGATGTCCGCACCGCCGTCCATGAGGCCGCGCGTCTGTTCGTGATATGCGCTCGCCAATTCGTCGAACGAAGTGGCGCGAAAGCCCGGATTGGAAACGTCCGGCGAAATCGACGCGGTGCGGTTGGTTGGACCCAGCGCGCCCGCGACGTAACGCTTGCGGCCGTCTTCCTTCTCCATGATCACAGCGGCTTCTTTCGCGAGCTTCGCGCCCTGCACGTTCAGCTCATAGACGTACGACTCCATGCCGTAGTCGGCCTGCGCGATCGAGGTCGAGGAGAAGGTGTTGGTCGAACAGATATCCGCGCCCGCGCGGTAATACATCAGGCAGATGTCACGAATGGAATCCGGCCGCGTGATATTGAGGACGTCGTTGTTGCCCTTGATGTCGCGATTCCACGCATCGAAGTGCGAACCGCGATAGCCGGCTTCGTCCAGCTTCAGTTCCTGGATCATGGTGCCCCAGGCGCCGTCGAGCACGAGAATGCGCTCCTTCGCGATCTTGCGAAGCGCGCGCTCGGTCTGGGTCAGCGTATTGTCCTGCGTACGCATACTTTCATTCCAGTATTCAGGCGGCGGCCGCGTTTACGGGCCGGATGCCGAGAAGATGACAGATCGCGAACACGAGTTCGGAACGGTTCAATGTGTAAAAGTGGAATTCGCTTACGCCGCGCTCGCGCAGGTCGTTGACCTGCTCAGCGGTGACGGTGGCGGAAACCAGCTTGCGCGTTTCCGCGTCGTTCTCCAGGCCTGCGAAGCGGTCCGCCAGCCATTGCGGAACGGTCGTGCCGCAGGGCTGCGCGAACTTCTTCACCTGTGCGAAATTCAGAACGGGAAGGATTCCTGGCACGACGGGAATATTGATCCCCGCCGCGCGCACGCGTTCGAGATAGCGGAAATAGAGATCGTTGCCGAAGAAGAATTGCGTGATCGCGCGCGTCGCGCCCGCATCCACCTTGCGCTTCAGCAGGTCGATTTCGGCGTCGAACGACGGGCTGTCGGGATGCTTCTCCGGGTAAGCAGAAACCGAAACCTCGAAGTCGCCGATCTTGCGGATACCCTCGATCAGTTCCGGACTGCCGGAATAGCCGCCCGGATGCGGTTCGAACTTCGTGCCCGCGCCAGTCACCGGATCGCCACGCAGCGCCACGATGTGGCGCACGCCTTCCTTCCAGTAATCGCGCACGACCTCGTCCGTTTCCGCGCGCGTGGCGCCTACACAGGTCAGATGCGCGGCGGGAGTGAGAGAAGTCTCGCGCAGGATGCGCGCAATCGTGCCGTGGGTGCGCTCGCGCGTGGAGCCGCCCGCGCCATAGGTGACGGAGACGAAACGCGGATTCAGCGCGGCGAGCCGCGCGATGGAAGACCACAGGGTCTTCTCCATATCATCCGTTTTCGGCGGGAAGAATTCGAACGAGACCTGAATATCCTTACTCATCACGCAACCTCCCGCCCCTGCTCTGCGAGCATTATTCTTGGATCGCGCGCGGCCCAGACCGAGACCGTGAGTGCGCTATCGGATTTCTTTTCCGCCGCGAGTTCGCGATGGCGGTCGAATTCGAGACCGGCTTCCTTCAGCCATT is a window encoding:
- a CDS encoding penicillin-binding protein 2, yielding MRNMNGIRHFLRHLSMRDSGTGVARKRIVLLIAMFVCVYAVIAGRLIHLGVTREASAAQRQRTAEAVAQARPDVYDRKGRLIASDVRTPSLFAEPKRIIDVDEAAELLTRTLPDLDIHEVRARLRSKRYFAWLRREISADQQRAVHRLGLPGIGFLKEYKRVYHNGPLASHVLGQVNVDNQGIAGLEKWIDARGLSALHLAGLATNHNLAPVEIALDLDVQQAVRDELLTALKRFQAQAANAIVLDVNTGEIVSMVSLPDFDPNLPGSPKDKNRFNRLMTGVFEMGSTFKALTIAMALDSGRATLNSSFDATQPLKYGRHTIHDFHPQRRVLTLPEVFTYSSNIGSARIALAVGVDGHKAFLKKLGLLDRLRTELPESAAPLVPKNWGEINTVTIAFGHGLSVSPLQAVMATAALVNGGYLIPPTFMKRTEKEARDLGTRVIRQSTSDAMRYLLRLNVEKGSGRRADVEGYLVGGKTGTSEKVNGGRYDKNKLMTAFMGVFPSDKPRYLVLVMLDEPKKEAGAPAATAGLNAAPVAGRIIQRIAPLLGVEPRQNLPAAQSLLSTRNASN
- the rsmH gene encoding 16S rRNA (cytosine(1402)-N(4))-methyltransferase RsmH, which gives rise to MTAGRSRPETGAAGGPARHLPVMLREVVASLRPKDGGKYIDATFGAGGHSRALLSAANCEVLGFDRDPRTVAQSALSVSEFGGRLTVVEANFSELPEIAPRHGFERVDGILFDFGVSSMQFDEAGRGFSFRFDGPLDMRMSARGLSAADVVNTFSEKDLARIISLLGEEKKARFAAQAIVQKRAEKEISSTGELADILRAAIRTKPGDIDAATRTFQALRIYVNDELGEIGAGLHAAENLLNAGGRLAAISFHSLEDRLVKTFLNERAQPAKPSRHAPAAKEIAPSFTLVGRKPLVASEDEVKMNPRARSAKLRVAERTDAPAPEGDPIAALLAKLPSHYREER
- a CDS encoding transglycosylase SLT domain-containing protein, which codes for MNLTSPALRPAALAFILCALSAPVIADPMDRNPLPENAMQPTQTADLNETPRTQDLEQPQGALQPAAPVNTPAAAQPQGANANIIALIDKHASANGIPASFARAIVRVESNYNPRATGRQGEVGLMQIKFETARGIGYTGSREALYDPDTNLQWGMKYLAMSWKLGGSTPCGAIMKYQGGHAVNRMTPAANAYCAKVRGIMASN
- a CDS encoding DUF2339 domain-containing protein translates to MEFVLLGLLALALPVMAIVAFILVLAHGGRLNKIENQLRELQQRLGTEPLTPRPPMTPAQTAATARPAVVREMPAADAPPVSAAATETPPPAQPVSPQPHPAAPAPRQARPPRPPVPPRPQSDVSFEERFGTRWVVWVGGLALALGGIFLVRYSIEAGLIGPAARIFLGALFAAALVAAGEWQRRKEGNAKAAAFAAANIPAILTAAGTAVAYATVYAAYALYGFLVPANAFILLGVVALGTLAAALLHGPMLAGLGLIGAYVAPMLVSTAAPNYWALYIYLAIVTAAAFALARIRLWRWLAIAAVAFGVFWMLPGIGFAAYVAPHIFHGVAGFALAGALIVSGLLYGPSAQPGKVDAISSASIAAYVFALALLVLARNHEDAALYAFAVLCALTLLVAWQAESALGAVPLAAIMASGVIALWSVQLSFSPGFVTQGVSGVGDANEMPKALYGSHLWLGGTLALLFGGLGFVAQTRTRSTLQAVLWAAGAVIAPVAILAALYYRIAHFQLSYQFAAVAMALAALYAFATEVLGKREQPGASSAAAAFATGSIVSLALGLTFALEKGWLTVALALMTAGIAWVADKRNFPFLRWLAVGACILVAARVAWDPRIAGSDLGTTPVFNWLLWGYGVPALAYWAAGWLLRKRADDFPARMADSLAILFTVLFFSLQIRHYINGGDLYRYTAPLAELALNVCVGLGMAIGLERLRMVTKSIVHDLGAQIIAAFTLIGIVVGLLFVDNPYFTGDSVGTGRFFNLVLLGYLLPAILAGALAITYQRTRNETFRNVAAITSIVLALAYLTLQVRALFQGPALSGPAMSDAEGYTYSAVWLTFAVLLLLIGIVRQSKAVRLASAAVMLLTIAKVFMIDMAGLTGVWRAFSFIGLGAVLVGIGLLYQRLLFPKKPISPAQTES
- the mraZ gene encoding division/cell wall cluster transcriptional repressor MraZ, giving the protein MNRFLSTFTMRLDAKGRVSIPAPFRAVLARDGFEGLHCHPALDRPAVDAGGTALLEEIQSLIDRYPPFSEEREEFSAALFGRSENLKPDSEGRIVLTETLKTHAQISDAVTFVGLGHKFQLWEPERFRSHLTDATEKVRAYRRALGAQAKPSGASG
- a CDS encoding N-acetylmuramoyl-L-alanine amidase is translated as MLLQRRKESEAAHGCNEQFFPASSPLQTGAAVQNKFEPDAACVGAISPSPNTSERTCAADILLLHYTGMKDGPSALARLCDAESKVSSHYFVEEDGSIVQLVPEKLRAHHAGVSSWEGTTDINSRSIGIEIVNPGHEHGYRDFPDEQMEAVTELCFDIVARHKIKPTRVLAHSDVAPTRKQDPGELFPWEPLYEAGVGHWIAPFAIGDGALLKPGDSGAAISAMQAALKEYGYGVPTNGEFDELTTAVVTAFQRHFRPARVDGIADHSTLRTLERLLASRPA